In Acidaminococcus fermentans DSM 20731, one genomic interval encodes:
- the miaB gene encoding tRNA (N6-isopentenyl adenosine(37)-C2)-methylthiotransferase MiaB, with the protein MTKHYTILNYGCQMNESDSEHYAGQLSDLGYHYTEDYHDADVILINTCCVRESAEKKILGKIGEMKQVKREDPSKVLCVTGCMAQKDGEDFLKKYPQVDLLIGTAHVNNFSAILQDYLHQTQRKSGMFNDLTVMPREFEGHFVRKSSYAAWVPIMYGCNNFCTYCIVPYVRGRERSRSAEAICEEIRKAVDQGYREFTLLGQNVNSYGKDRGDKDAFAALLRQVDAIPGVERVRYMTSHPRDMSEELIRTVAESKHVCKHFHIPVQSGSTRIMQAMNRGYTRESYLHLVDTIRKYVPEAVLTTDIIVGFPGETEEDFQETLSLFDRVSYDAAYTFIYSKRSGTPAAAMEAQVPEAVKKDRLNRLMELQNRHSLKHNQKLVGRTLPVMVEGLSHNNSKMWSGRTDGNKLVLWPVGERFFNPGDLVPVTIETAQTWLLKGRAAL; encoded by the coding sequence ATGACCAAGCATTACACCATTCTGAATTACGGCTGTCAGATGAACGAAAGCGATTCAGAACATTATGCCGGGCAGCTTTCTGACCTGGGCTACCACTATACGGAGGATTATCACGATGCCGACGTGATCCTGATCAACACCTGCTGCGTCCGGGAAAGCGCGGAAAAGAAGATCCTGGGGAAAATCGGCGAAATGAAGCAGGTGAAACGGGAGGATCCCTCCAAGGTGCTGTGCGTCACCGGCTGCATGGCCCAGAAGGACGGGGAGGATTTCCTGAAGAAATATCCCCAGGTGGACCTGCTGATCGGCACCGCCCATGTGAACAACTTCAGTGCCATCCTCCAGGACTACCTGCACCAGACCCAGCGGAAATCCGGCATGTTCAACGACCTGACGGTGATGCCCCGGGAATTCGAGGGCCATTTCGTCCGGAAGAGCAGCTATGCGGCCTGGGTGCCCATTATGTACGGCTGCAACAATTTCTGCACCTACTGCATCGTCCCCTATGTCCGGGGCCGGGAGCGGAGCCGCAGCGCCGAAGCCATCTGTGAGGAAATCCGCAAAGCCGTGGACCAGGGGTACCGGGAATTCACCCTGCTGGGCCAGAACGTGAACTCCTACGGCAAGGACCGGGGGGACAAGGATGCCTTTGCCGCCCTGCTCCGCCAGGTGGACGCCATCCCCGGGGTGGAACGGGTCCGCTACATGACCAGCCATCCCCGTGACATGAGCGAGGAACTGATCCGCACCGTGGCGGAAAGCAAACATGTGTGCAAACATTTCCACATTCCCGTCCAGAGCGGCAGCACCCGGATCATGCAGGCCATGAACCGGGGGTATACCCGGGAATCCTACCTGCACCTGGTGGACACCATCCGGAAATACGTGCCCGAAGCGGTGCTCACCACGGACATTATCGTGGGGTTCCCCGGAGAAACAGAAGAGGATTTCCAGGAAACCCTCAGCCTGTTCGATCGGGTAAGCTATGACGCGGCCTACACCTTCATCTATTCCAAGCGGTCCGGGACTCCGGCGGCCGCCATGGAAGCCCAGGTGCCGGAAGCGGTGAAGAAAGACCGGCTGAACCGGCTCATGGAACTCCAGAACCGGCACAGCCTGAAGCACAACCAGAAACTGGTGGGACGGACCCTGCCGGTGATGGTGGAAGGGCTCAGCCACAACAACAGCAAAATGTGGAGCGGCCGCACCGATGGGAACAAACTGGTGCTGTGGCCGGTGGGAGAACGGTTCTTCAACCCGGGAGACCTGGTCCCGGTAACCATCGAAACCGCCCAGACCTGGCTCCTTAAAGGTCGTGCTGCCTTATGA
- a CDS encoding DEAD/DEAH box helicase yields the protein MELKNYQKNVLQDLSLFMDAVNAQNDIKKGWKAFWQSKDIKVGKGGVPPYRERIPGVPHVCMKVPTGGGKTFMACCAVKPIFDHMPLAQNRAVVWLVPSDSILSQTIQNLSNPHHPYRHQLDRDFGGKVMVYTKDALLNAQNFSPDTVRDQLSVCVMSYASLRINSKKKEDRKVFQENGNLMPFLGYARGTDYLLENTPDTALIQVLRSLHPVAVVDESHNATSKLSEEMLENLNPSFILELTATPRASSNVVSYVDARELKKENMVKLPVMVFNRNNRQSVLQDAIQFRGILESQAKALEQNGGPYIRPIVLFQAQPKVKEDSTTFTKVRELLLKIGIPEEQIAIKTADVDDLKQVDLMSPQCPIRYIITVNALKEGWDCPFAYILASLANKTSKVDVEQIVGRILRQPYARQYGKSLLNMSFVLTSSKEFQGVLESIVKGLNDAGFSRKDYRVGDGEMPEFQPAQSQAQESSLFPHQPESQEEGKEETPAEEYDDIDSEAVQRELNQPNESGRPPLDSTVGEMMAQAVKQGQQYQDETKKQEEQGLMGGELGAMQNQYPMMAEFRTQAEQLRIPQFFLRTEADLFGGEKTLLTPESLTDGFSLTGQDAQISFQLSTGEMYQVDVQQKGEAVPKYRKVNLSDQEEIRKYLEKIAPEKRIAQCAEILTRHINKNNQYVTSEVQEYVKRVIHNMTEDELQQMETSIPSYASRIQDKLKSLTEKYRIQKFQDWLETGKITCEPSYAFPAIITPAEAITSIPNSLYEGEKKDLDSFEMRMLNEVIACSDKVLWWHRNIDRKGFKINGFINHYPDFIVQLKNGRILMIETKGDYLDGSDSQKKLQLGTKWKNLAGSNYRYYMVFDKKKIPGEGSYTLDEFSQLLAGM from the coding sequence ATGGAACTGAAAAATTATCAGAAAAACGTGCTCCAGGATCTGTCCCTGTTTATGGACGCGGTGAATGCCCAGAACGATATCAAAAAAGGCTGGAAGGCGTTCTGGCAGTCCAAGGACATCAAGGTGGGCAAAGGAGGCGTGCCTCCGTACCGGGAGCGGATTCCTGGGGTGCCCCATGTGTGCATGAAAGTCCCTACTGGCGGGGGTAAAACCTTTATGGCCTGTTGTGCGGTGAAACCGATTTTTGATCACATGCCCCTGGCTCAGAACCGGGCCGTGGTGTGGCTGGTGCCTTCGGATTCCATTCTGAGCCAGACCATACAGAATCTTTCCAATCCCCATCATCCCTACCGTCATCAGCTGGACCGGGATTTTGGCGGAAAAGTGATGGTGTACACCAAAGATGCCCTGCTGAATGCCCAGAATTTTTCTCCTGATACGGTCCGGGACCAGCTGTCCGTGTGTGTCATGAGCTACGCCTCTCTGCGGATCAATTCCAAGAAAAAGGAAGACCGGAAGGTGTTCCAGGAAAATGGGAATCTGATGCCCTTTCTGGGATACGCCAGGGGAACGGATTATCTGCTGGAAAATACCCCGGATACGGCCCTGATCCAGGTTCTCCGGTCCCTGCATCCGGTGGCCGTTGTGGATGAAAGCCACAATGCCACCTCCAAACTCAGTGAAGAAATGCTGGAGAACCTGAATCCCTCTTTTATTCTGGAACTGACGGCTACTCCTCGGGCCAGCAGCAATGTGGTGTCCTATGTGGATGCCCGGGAACTAAAAAAAGAAAATATGGTGAAGCTGCCGGTGATGGTGTTCAACCGGAACAATCGGCAAAGTGTGCTCCAGGACGCCATCCAGTTTCGAGGCATCCTGGAATCTCAGGCCAAAGCCCTGGAACAAAATGGAGGACCGTACATCCGGCCCATTGTCCTGTTCCAGGCCCAGCCCAAAGTGAAAGAAGACAGCACCACGTTTACGAAGGTTCGGGAACTGCTGCTGAAAATCGGGATTCCGGAAGAACAAATTGCCATCAAGACCGCCGATGTGGATGATTTGAAGCAGGTGGATCTGATGAGTCCCCAGTGCCCCATCCGCTACATCATTACGGTCAATGCCCTGAAGGAAGGGTGGGACTGTCCCTTTGCCTATATCCTGGCTTCTCTGGCCAATAAAACGTCCAAGGTGGATGTGGAACAGATTGTAGGACGGATCCTGCGCCAGCCTTATGCCCGTCAGTATGGAAAAAGCCTCTTGAACATGTCCTTTGTGCTTACCAGTTCCAAAGAATTCCAAGGAGTCCTGGAAAGCATTGTCAAAGGGCTGAATGACGCTGGCTTCAGCCGGAAAGATTACCGGGTGGGAGATGGAGAAATGCCTGAATTCCAGCCAGCCCAGTCCCAGGCCCAGGAAAGCAGTCTTTTTCCTCATCAGCCGGAATCTCAAGAAGAAGGAAAAGAAGAAACTCCGGCTGAAGAATATGATGATATTGATTCGGAGGCCGTACAGCGAGAGCTGAATCAGCCGAACGAATCAGGCAGACCGCCTTTGGATTCGACGGTAGGGGAAATGATGGCCCAGGCTGTAAAACAGGGGCAGCAGTATCAGGATGAAACGAAAAAACAGGAAGAACAGGGACTGATGGGAGGCGAATTGGGCGCCATGCAGAACCAGTATCCAATGATGGCAGAGTTCCGGACCCAGGCGGAACAGCTTCGGATTCCCCAATTTTTCCTGCGGACGGAAGCGGACCTTTTCGGGGGAGAAAAAACACTGTTGACGCCGGAGAGCCTGACAGACGGTTTTTCTCTTACAGGGCAGGATGCCCAGATTAGTTTCCAGCTTTCCACCGGAGAAATGTACCAGGTGGATGTGCAGCAGAAGGGAGAAGCTGTGCCCAAATACAGGAAGGTCAACCTTTCGGACCAGGAAGAAATCCGCAAGTATCTGGAAAAAATCGCACCGGAGAAACGGATTGCTCAATGTGCGGAAATCCTGACCCGGCACATCAACAAAAACAACCAGTATGTAACCAGTGAAGTGCAGGAATATGTGAAGCGTGTCATCCACAACATGACAGAAGATGAACTGCAGCAGATGGAAACGTCCATTCCATCTTATGCCAGCCGGATTCAGGATAAATTGAAAAGCCTGACAGAGAAGTATCGGATCCAGAAATTCCAGGACTGGCTGGAAACGGGAAAGATTACCTGTGAACCGTCCTATGCATTTCCGGCCATCATTACACCGGCAGAAGCCATTACCTCCATTCCCAATTCTTTGTATGAAGGAGAAAAGAAGGATCTGGATTCTTTTGAAATGCGGATGCTGAACGAAGTGATTGCCTGCAGCGACAAGGTCCTGTGGTGGCATCGGAACATCGATCGGAAAGGGTTTAAAATCAATGGCTTCATCAATCATTACCCGGATTTCATCGTACAACTGAAAAACGGCCGGATTTTAATGATTGAAACCAAAGGGGATTACCTGGACGGTTCGGACAGCCAGAAAAAGCTTCAGCTGGGAACCAAGTGGAAGAACCTGGCAGGGAGCAATTACCGGTATTATATGGTGTTCGACAAGAAAAAAATTCCAGGAGAAGGAAGTTATACCCTGGATGAATTCAGCCAGTTGCTGGCTGGGATGTAA
- a CDS encoding site-specific DNA-methyltransferase, giving the protein MPTLEWIGKNKVVNHHLEVPYQVLQRVYSYDEKGQHPEDNGSENKIIHGDNLAALKSLLPQYEGKIKCIYIDPPYNTGNEGWVYNDNVNDPRIQKWLGEVVGKEGEDLSRHDKWLCMMYPRLRLLQRLLSEDGAIFISIDDNEQAHLKEICDEIFGIQCFVASISWQHTYSPRNDSKGISGETEYILVYSKKIGWTPHKLPRTKKMNSKYQNKDGDKELWRTSDAFAPSAATHQGMVYAIQHPFTGDMIYPYNGACWPWQQDDMLNVMQNWAAYKYENLHDEDRRAEVCGISVNKIKKDVKGIILAEPLSEAKKHAKMVYDKGCWPLFFFTSNGLGGIARKTYLKDTEGRVVTNFWSYDETGHTDEAKKEIKTIFGKKVFDTPKPTRLLKRIIQIATNKDSIVLDAFAGSGTTAHSVLETNLEDNGNRKFILVEMMDYANDITAQRVKKVISGYSKEKNKENVLMEEKITLKVLEKGKELIEQALKIKKEAKNAYDNVSIKIIDNHLQVIGTIKATDEIKGIGGSFSYYELGQPIFHGDFLNEEIGLEEIRKYVYFTETRQPAEPIRPEEPAYLGKWMDTVYYFHYDRNAATTLNWDFLAKVRTKGESYVMYADRCTLSEEELQKYHITFKKIPRDIARF; this is encoded by the coding sequence ATGCCGACGCTGGAATGGATTGGCAAGAACAAGGTGGTCAATCACCATCTGGAAGTGCCGTACCAGGTGCTGCAGCGGGTATACAGCTATGACGAAAAAGGTCAGCACCCGGAAGATAATGGCAGTGAAAATAAAATCATCCACGGAGACAATCTGGCAGCCCTGAAAAGCCTGCTGCCCCAGTATGAAGGGAAGATAAAATGTATCTATATCGATCCTCCCTACAACACCGGGAACGAAGGCTGGGTGTACAACGACAATGTGAATGATCCCCGGATCCAGAAATGGCTGGGGGAAGTGGTGGGAAAAGAAGGGGAAGACCTGAGCCGTCACGATAAATGGCTGTGCATGATGTATCCCCGACTGCGGCTGTTACAACGTTTATTGTCTGAAGATGGAGCTATATTTATCAGTATAGATGATAATGAACAAGCTCATTTAAAAGAAATTTGTGATGAAATTTTTGGTATTCAATGTTTTGTAGCATCTATTTCATGGCAGCATACTTATTCTCCTCGTAATGATTCCAAAGGTATTAGTGGAGAAACGGAATATATTCTTGTTTATTCTAAAAAAATAGGATGGACACCTCATAAATTACCTAGAACGAAAAAAATGAATTCTAAATATCAAAATAAAGATGGGGATAAAGAACTTTGGCGTACGAGTGATGCATTTGCTCCTAGTGCTGCTACCCACCAAGGAATGGTTTATGCTATCCAACATCCATTTACGGGGGACATGATTTATCCGTATAACGGAGCTTGTTGGCCATGGCAGCAGGATGACATGCTGAACGTTATGCAGAATTGGGCAGCTTATAAGTATGAAAACTTACATGATGAAGATAGACGAGCTGAAGTATGCGGTATCTCTGTTAATAAGATTAAAAAAGATGTAAAAGGAATCATTTTAGCGGAACCCTTAAGCGAGGCAAAAAAACACGCGAAAATGGTATACGACAAAGGATGCTGGCCACTATTCTTTTTCACCAGCAATGGATTGGGTGGAATAGCTAGAAAAACTTATTTAAAAGATACTGAAGGCAGGGTAGTCACAAATTTTTGGTCTTATGATGAAACAGGACATACAGATGAAGCAAAAAAAGAGATTAAGACGATTTTTGGTAAAAAAGTCTTCGATACGCCAAAACCAACTCGCTTACTGAAACGAATTATTCAAATTGCTACAAATAAAGATTCGATTGTATTGGACGCTTTTGCTGGTTCTGGAACTACGGCACATTCTGTACTTGAAACTAATCTAGAAGATAATGGAAACCGAAAATTTATCCTTGTAGAAATGATGGATTATGCAAATGATATCACAGCTCAGAGAGTAAAAAAGGTTATTTCTGGTTATTCAAAAGAAAAAAATAAAGAAAATGTTCTGATGGAAGAAAAAATAACTTTAAAAGTATTAGAAAAGGGTAAAGAATTAATAGAACAAGCTTTAAAAATTAAAAAAGAAGCAAAAAATGCGTATGATAATGTTAGTATAAAAATAATTGATAATCATTTACAAGTTATTGGAACTATAAAAGCAACTGATGAAATTAAGGGTATTGGCGGCAGCTTCAGTTATTATGAACTGGGACAGCCGATTTTCCACGGGGATTTCCTGAACGAGGAAATCGGTTTGGAGGAAATCCGCAAATACGTCTATTTCACAGAAACCCGGCAGCCGGCGGAACCAATCCGGCCAGAAGAACCGGCCTACCTGGGAAAATGGATGGATACCGTGTATTATTTCCATTACGACCGGAACGCAGCCACTACCCTGAACTGGGATTTTCTGGCTAAAGTCAGGACAAAAGGCGAAAGCTATGTGATGTATGCGGACCGGTGTACCCTCAGTGAAGAGGAACTGCAGAAATATCATATTACGTTCAAAAAAATTCCCCGGGACATTGCCCGGTTTTAA
- a CDS encoding sigma-70 family RNA polymerase sigma factor yields the protein MKKNKSTDLTALLPRARSGDQEAQLAIVIAFRPLVQKLAGQEKNPSLRMDLASQLVLGLLEAIRKYPGEDPRRFPGFVNTHLHYLLSHYIRKQIRWNKVKEKIYAQNQETSYTEDFTMRIRRGELQKALQCLTPAEHRLVCLATVRGTPWKSIGREFGCPVSSLYGRYRKALQKMKKKMENNGTEGK from the coding sequence ATGAAGAAAAACAAAAGCACGGATCTGACGGCCCTGCTGCCCAGGGCCCGGAGCGGGGATCAGGAAGCCCAGCTGGCCATCGTCATCGCTTTCCGGCCTTTGGTGCAGAAACTGGCCGGACAGGAAAAAAATCCCTCCCTGCGGATGGATTTGGCCAGCCAGCTGGTGCTGGGGCTCCTGGAAGCCATCCGGAAATACCCCGGAGAAGACCCAAGACGGTTCCCCGGTTTCGTAAATACCCATCTGCACTACCTGCTTTCCCATTACATCCGGAAGCAGATACGCTGGAACAAAGTAAAGGAGAAAATCTATGCGCAGAATCAGGAGACGAGTTACACGGAAGATTTTACCATGCGGATACGAAGGGGGGAACTTCAGAAGGCGCTCCAATGTCTTACCCCTGCCGAACACCGTCTTGTATGTCTTGCCACCGTCAGAGGAACCCCCTGGAAATCCATCGGAAGAGAATTTGGATGCCCTGTCTCCAGTCTGTATGGACGCTATCGAAAGGCTCTTCAGAAAATGAAAAAGAAAATGGAGAACAATGGCACAGAGGGGAAATAG
- a CDS encoding ATP-binding protein has protein sequence MYRNAEWDIQYALKAQERCRNCSGKKCTQPTPGYMPLVVYYAGTVREALSPCPYGEIQRREERNRQLLEQAGLPEMFLSCTFSEYQVEPGNRKALETVRKLAREKRPGRGFFLHGPSGVGKTMLAVLFAKELLAQGKAVRFTTVAGLLNQLRRNIQGDWNQRMDQYQEVPCLILDDLGTEKVTEWGLEQLFLLIDARYTARRQTVFTSNFSLQALQERFHRARNKTGWEERRTIDRLISRIGGMTVELEAKGRDHRWNPETLFPQAGETRNKPEIWELDPSLFA, from the coding sequence TTGTACCGCAATGCAGAGTGGGATATCCAGTACGCCCTGAAGGCCCAGGAACGGTGCCGGAACTGCAGCGGGAAAAAGTGCACCCAGCCCACTCCCGGCTATATGCCTCTGGTGGTCTACTATGCCGGAACCGTCCGGGAAGCCCTCAGTCCCTGTCCCTATGGGGAAATCCAGCGCCGGGAAGAACGGAACCGGCAGTTGCTGGAACAGGCCGGACTGCCGGAAATGTTCCTTTCCTGCACCTTTTCGGAATACCAGGTGGAACCGGGGAACCGCAAGGCCCTGGAGACCGTCCGGAAGCTGGCCAGGGAAAAACGGCCCGGCAGGGGCTTCTTCCTCCACGGACCTTCCGGGGTGGGCAAGACCATGCTGGCAGTGCTTTTTGCCAAGGAGCTCCTTGCCCAGGGCAAAGCCGTCCGGTTCACCACCGTGGCCGGATTGCTGAATCAGCTGCGGCGGAATATCCAGGGAGACTGGAACCAACGGATGGACCAGTACCAGGAAGTCCCCTGCCTGATCCTGGACGATCTGGGCACCGAAAAAGTCACCGAATGGGGACTGGAACAGCTGTTCCTGCTCATCGATGCCCGGTATACTGCCCGGCGGCAGACCGTGTTCACCAGCAATTTTTCCCTGCAGGCCCTCCAGGAAAGGTTCCACCGGGCCCGGAACAAAACCGGGTGGGAAGAAAGGCGGACCATCGACCGGCTCATCAGCCGCATCGGCGGCATGACCGTGGAACTGGAAGCCAAAGGCCGGGACCACCGGTGGAATCCGGAAACCCTGTTCCCCCAGGCCGGAGAAACACGGAACAAGCCGGAAATCTGGGAGCTGGATCCCAGCCTGTTTGCCTGA
- a CDS encoding DUF1659 domain-containing protein, whose protein sequence is MAIQKQLTAVTLQLEVSNGVDKNDQPKFKNISYEKLAREATPEKLAEVGKEFGNLMQEAPKGMYVVERHALNEVA, encoded by the coding sequence ATGGCAATCCAGAAGCAACTGACTGCAGTGACTCTGCAGCTGGAAGTAAGCAACGGCGTGGACAAAAATGACCAGCCCAAGTTCAAGAACATCAGCTATGAAAAGCTGGCAAGGGAAGCCACTCCCGAAAAACTGGCGGAAGTGGGCAAGGAATTTGGCAACCTGATGCAGGAAGCTCCCAAAGGCATGTACGTGGTGGAACGCCATGCCCTGAATGAAGTGGCGTAA
- a CDS encoding DUF2922 domain-containing protein: MADSRKLDLIFKDSEKATKNIRIPNPRTDVDRETVLPVMNKVVESKVFLTKNNLPVETIQGAKVTDVKDLLSDGASDESTEA; the protein is encoded by the coding sequence ATGGCAGATTCCAGAAAACTGGACCTGATTTTCAAAGACAGTGAAAAGGCAACGAAAAACATCCGTATCCCCAACCCCCGCACGGACGTGGACCGGGAAACGGTACTGCCGGTAATGAACAAAGTGGTGGAAAGCAAAGTCTTCCTCACCAAGAACAATCTCCCGGTGGAAACCATCCAGGGGGCCAAAGTGACCGACGTCAAGGACCTGCTCTCCGACGGGGCCAGTGACGAAAGCACCGAGGCCTGA
- a CDS encoding YvrJ family protein has protein sequence MDDLTLLAGQAAQYGFPMVISWYLLVRMEEKLENLTQSIERLRMAVKCE, from the coding sequence ATGGATGACCTGACCCTGCTGGCCGGCCAGGCTGCCCAGTACGGGTTCCCCATGGTCATTTCCTGGTACCTCCTGGTACGCATGGAAGAGAAACTGGAGAACCTGACCCAGAGCATCGAACGGCTGCGCATGGCAGTGAAATGTGAATAG
- a CDS encoding glycosyltransferase family 2 protein, whose amino-acid sequence MMYRLTFIVQLLLVVTFLWTCSTVFMGLLTRRKEKPVTGEPSRFAILVCAHNEANVVGKLFQSLEDQDYPRDLYRVFLLADHCEDGTPEVGRRYPHVTVLERKEGPRTGKGAVLSWGIPLIRQRYGGTFSHIVIFDADNMADRGFLAALDGSFRRGARLVMGNRLPLNPFDNLISQWYSMYWLSVDLFSKPRANVDLPGIISGTGFGFDASLLEPEGWHTRTIVEDMEFSMQQNFKGVFSVYQDDARFYDEQPVTWKGMVSQLRRWMTGNYQIAREYRKEWLAHFRARPDARLIDNFVPMLMCVVFGFYFLSNVLWVGYHAVEGRPLFALKDVLWWTMLYGLSLVMGTCAIKAGDLPVKRMLPGILTGGFFCIFLSLVAVWSVFFPQKQWIPIAHVHQEGPEK is encoded by the coding sequence ATGATGTATCGACTGACCTTCATCGTCCAGCTGCTGCTGGTGGTGACCTTTCTCTGGACCTGCAGCACGGTATTCATGGGCCTTCTGACCCGGCGGAAAGAGAAACCGGTGACGGGAGAACCCAGCCGGTTCGCCATCCTGGTCTGCGCCCACAATGAAGCCAATGTGGTGGGGAAACTGTTCCAGAGCCTGGAAGACCAGGACTATCCCAGGGACCTGTACCGGGTGTTCCTGCTGGCGGACCACTGTGAGGACGGAACCCCGGAGGTGGGCCGGCGGTATCCCCATGTGACGGTGCTGGAACGGAAGGAAGGCCCCCGTACCGGAAAAGGGGCGGTGCTCAGTTGGGGCATCCCTCTCATCCGCCAGCGGTATGGCGGGACCTTCAGCCATATTGTGATCTTCGATGCGGACAATATGGCGGACCGGGGGTTCCTGGCGGCCCTGGACGGCAGCTTCCGCCGGGGAGCCCGGCTGGTGATGGGAAACCGGCTGCCCCTGAATCCCTTCGACAACCTGATTTCCCAATGGTACAGCATGTACTGGCTCAGTGTGGACCTGTTCAGCAAGCCCCGGGCCAATGTGGATCTGCCGGGGATCATCTCCGGCACCGGGTTCGGCTTCGATGCTTCCCTGCTGGAGCCGGAAGGCTGGCATACCCGGACCATTGTGGAGGACATGGAATTTTCCATGCAGCAGAACTTCAAGGGCGTATTTTCCGTTTACCAGGACGATGCCCGGTTCTATGACGAGCAGCCGGTGACCTGGAAGGGGATGGTGAGCCAGCTCCGCCGGTGGATGACCGGCAACTATCAGATTGCCCGGGAGTACCGGAAGGAGTGGCTGGCCCATTTCCGGGCCCGGCCCGATGCCCGGCTCATCGACAATTTCGTCCCCATGCTCATGTGCGTGGTGTTCGGCTTCTATTTCCTGTCCAATGTACTGTGGGTGGGGTACCATGCGGTGGAAGGCAGACCCCTGTTTGCCCTGAAAGACGTGCTGTGGTGGACCATGCTCTATGGGCTGAGCCTGGTGATGGGCACCTGCGCCATCAAGGCCGGGGACCTGCCGGTGAAACGGATGCTGCCCGGCATCCTCACCGGAGGCTTTTTCTGCATCTTCCTGTCCCTGGTGGCCGTCTGGTCCGTGTTCTTCCCCCAAAAGCAATGGATCCCCATAGCCCACGTGCACCAGGAGGGGCCGGAGAAATAG